A single Salvia splendens isolate huo1 unplaced genomic scaffold, SspV2 ctg711, whole genome shotgun sequence DNA region contains:
- the LOC121791062 gene encoding extensin-like: MGVYESTLSLLLVYLIGFVLNSSLARGNVFHVGERDGWTLSPSESYSYWAQSNRFQINDELVFKYPKGNDSVLIVGEDDYNKCNKRNPIQTLNDGNSIFMFDRSGLFFFISGHNQRCEKGQRIIIRVLASRNKPALPLPHSPSPSLVAKTLIHAPSSHSPSTPTATPTPTHSPWSHSPSSPTTSHSSPTQTSLSHSPSSLTPTHEPFSQSPSPSPPTPTHVPSSHSPSPSPSSPNPTHSPSSHSPSPSPSSPTPTHAPSPHSPSTPTPTHAPLSHSPSPSPPKPTQASSSHSPSTPTPTHAPLSHSPSPTLPKPTHAPSPHSPSTPTPTHAPLSHSPSPTLPKPTHAPSPHSPTSENNKPTPPPSPPQPPSRSPTSPPHPAPISPQSSPPEAESPEDHIVSVFLPPHLAPAPASGASYNLAMGLSVVVVIISAWIVV; encoded by the exons ATGGGGGTTTATGAATCAACATTGAGCTTGTTGCTTGTTTACTTGATCGGATTTGTACTAAATTCGTCTCTTGCTCGTGGTAACGTGTTTCACGTGGGTGAACGCGATGGTTGGACGCTTTCACCGTCTGAAAGCTATAGCTATTGGGCTCAAAGCAATCGATTCCAAATCAATGATGAGCTAG TTTTTAAGTACCCTAAGGGAAATGATTCTGTTCTAATTGTGGGGGAAGATGACTATAACAAATGCAACAAAAGAAACCCTATCCAAACCCTAAATGATGGCAACTCAATATTCATGTTCGATCGATCtggtctcttcttcttcatcagtgGCCACAATCAAAGATGTGAAAAGGGTCAAAGAATAATCATCCGTGTTCTCGCCAGTCG TAATAAACCCGCGCTACCCCTCCCCCACTCGCCCTCACCTTCCCTGGTAGCCAAAACCCTAATCCACGCGCCTTCGTCTCACTCCCCTTCAACCCCAACCGCAACCCCAACCCCAACCCATTCACCTTGGTCTCACTCCCCTTCATCCCCAACCACATCCCATTCATCTCCCACCCAGACGTCGCTGTCTCACTCTCCCTCATCTCTAACCCCAACACACGAGCCATTTTCTCAATCTCCTTCACCATCTCCCCCAACCCCCACCCACGTGCCTTCGTCTCACTCTCCTTCACCTTCTCCCTCATCCCCTAACCCAACCCACTCGCCCTCATCTCACTCTCCTTCACCATCTCCTTCATCCCCAACCCCAACCCACGCGCCTTCGCCTCACTCTCCTTCAACCCCAACCCCAACACACGCACCATTGTCTCACTCTCCTTCACCATCTCCCCCAAAACCAACCCAAGCGTCTTCGTCTCACTCTCCTTCAACCCCAACCCCAACACACGCGCCATTGTCTCACTCTCCTTCACCAACTCTCCCAAAACCAACCCACGCGCCTTCGCCTCACTCTCCTTCAACCCCAACCCCAACACACGCGCCATTGTCTCACTCTCCTTCACCAACCCTCCCAAAACCAACCCACGCGCCTTCGCCTCACTCCCCAACCTCGGAAAATAATAAACCCACACCACCGCCCTCACCTCCCCAGCCACCGTCACGTTCTCCAACATCACCGCCTCatcctgcccccatttctccccaaTCATCACCACCAGAAGCTGAATCACCAGAGGATCATATCGTGTCAGTGTTCCTGCCGCCCCACCTCGCACCAGCACCGGCTTCTGGAGCTTCATATAATTTGGCAATGGGATTGAGTGTTGTGGTTGTCATAATTTCTGCATGGATCGTTGTTTGA
- the LOC121791063 gene encoding leucine-rich repeat extensin-like protein 4 produces the protein MVKTQSCWLPFSDEINLHHLNLITLTNQNALKPPLHATLFLLLLLLSTTLAKNHHSPAAGRHPHHAPKNATAVRLRQAYDALQSWKRVIYSDPRQLTSNWRGPDVCAYRGVYCAPHPNDTSITATVAGIDLNHGDLAGFLPESLGLLSDLALLHLNSNRFCGILPSSLANLSLLFELDLSNNRFVGPFPAVVLALPSLHFLDLRYNEFEGPVPPELFNNNKLDAIFINNNWLTSVIPASLGSSSASVVVFANNRFSGCLPPTIAKFADTLEELLLINSSISGCLPVELGFLYKLRVLDISQNDIVGPIPYSLAGLAHLEQLNLGHNRLSGTVPEGICALPNLANFTFSYNFLCEEEGICGNLTARGVAYDDRRNCLPEKPRQRSEKECEAEKPVECFEGECGGREIHDGVSVSATSPPPS, from the exons ATGGTAAAAACACAATCATGTTGGCTGCCATTTAGTGATG AAATAAACCTTCATCATCTAAATCTAATCACCCTAACCAATCAAAATGCCCTCAAACCCCCTCTCCATGCCACACTATTCCTCCTCCTTCTACTCCTCTCCACCACCTTAGCCAAGAACCACCACTCTCCGGCCGCCGGGCGCCACCCCCACCACGCCCCGAAAAACGCGACGGCCGTCCGGCTCCGCCAGGCCTATGACGCTCTCCAGTCCTGGAAGCGCGTCATCTACTCAGACCCGCGCCAGCTGACCTCCAACTGGCGCGGGCCAGACGTCTGTGCCTACCGCGGCGTCTACTGCGCCCCCCACCCCAACGACACCTCCATCACCGCCACCGTCGCCGGCATCGACCTCAACCACGGCGACCTCGCCGGATTCCTACCCGAATCCCTGGGCCTCCTCTCCGACCTCGCCCTCCTCCACCTCAACAGCAACCGCTTCTGCGGCATCCTCCCCTCCTCCCTCGCCAACCTCTCCCTCCTCTTCGAGCTCGACCTCAGCAACAACCGCTTCGTCGGCCCCTTCCCCGCCGTCGTCCTCGCCCTCCCCTCCCTCCACTTTTTAGACCTCCGGTATAACGAATTCGAGGGCCCCGTGCCCCCCGAACTCTTCAACAACAACAAACTCGATGCGATATTCATCAACAACAACTGGCTGACCTCCGTGATCCCGGCCTCCCTCGGCTCCTCCTCCGCCTCGGTTGTTGTCTTCGCCAACAACCGCTTCTCCGGCTGCCTCCCCCCGACGATCGCCAAATTCGCGGACACGCTAGAGGAGcttcttctcatcaacagcagcaTCTCCGGGTGCCTCCCGGTGGAGCTAGGGTTTCTGTACAAGCTCCGCGTTCTTGATATCAGCCAAAACGACATCGTAGGGCCGATTCCGTACAGCCTGGCGGGGCTGGCCCACCTGGAGCAGCTCAACCTGGGGCACAACCGGCTGAGCGGGACGGTGCCGGAGGGGATATGCGCGCTGCCGAATTTGGCGAATTTCACCTTCTCTTACAACTTTTTATGTGAGGAAGAGGGGATTTGTGGGAATTTGACGGCGAGGGGGGTTGCTTACGATGATCGGAGGAATTGCTTGCCGGAGAAGCCGCGGCAGCGGAGCGAGAAGGAGTGTGAGGCGGAGAAGCCGGTGGAGTGCTTCGAGGGGGAATGTGGGGGGAGGGAGATTCATGATGGTGTTAGTGTTTCTGCAACTTCGCCGCCGCCGAGTTGA